The genomic window GCAACAGCAGCTAGAATCCTTGATAAAAAGTTAGATGAAGTAACCCCAAAGGAAAGGGGCTTAGGAAAGACTATTAACTTTGGAATGATATTTGGCCAAACAGGATATGGGCTATCTAGGTTGATAGGTGAAGATGTCGAAACAAGTAGTAGATATATTAATGAATATTTTTCAATATATTCTGGAGTAGAGGAGTATATGAAGAATATGGAAAAAGAAGCTAGAGAAAAAGGCTATGTCCAAACAATGTTTGGTACTACTAGAAATGTAAGTGGACTTAGATCTAAAAATAGAAGGATCTATTCTGCTGCTGGTAGAGAGGCAATTAATATGCCTATACAGGGTACAGAAGCAGATATGATGAAGTATGTAATGATAAAACTACAAGAACTGATAAATGATATATTTACAGATAAAACTTTTATGCTACTTCAAATTCATGATGAAATAGTATTTGAGGTCGAGGAATCTATGGTTGAAGAATTTAAAGATATGGCTAATGAAATAATGATAAATTCTCTTAAATTAGATGTCCCATTGCAAACTCATATTAGCGAAGGAAATTCTTGGGATAAACTTAAATAATGTCCGAAATTCATATATAATGAAGTGTGTGGATAATTTAAGTTGCTTAATGTTATGCAAAATGAGAATTGTAACAACAGAAACCCCTTTATCACATTATTTACTCTTTTAGGAATCTTAGCAGGGTTTGTTTTGTATATAATCCTTAAACAGAGTAAAGGAGAAATACTGAAAGAGGCTAGCAATGATATGAAAATTCCAATTAAAACTACGAAAGTTTCAAAAAACTTGAACAAAATGAAGGGCGAAAATACAAATATAGACTCAGAAAAGCTTTCAGAAAGACAAAAGAAGATAGTATCTATACTGGAAAAAGAAGGGGAGGTATATCCTTCCAAGCTACAAGAGCTACTACCTAATGTATCTACAAGAACAATTCGAAGAGATATGACAGATTTAGAAAAGAAAAAAATTGTAGAGCAGAAGGGTTCTACTAAATCTACTTACTATATTTATATTAAATAAAGATATGTCAAAGAGCTTCAATCAGGTCTGTAAAGTATTAGAAAAGGTTGAGAATACAACAGGAAGATTAGATATGACCTCTCTAATGGGGGATTTTTTAAAACAGTGTGATATTGAGGATATTCAGATGATTTCATATCTTGTACAAGGCCGTGTTGCACCAATGTTTATTAATAGTGAATTTAACTATTCAGAGAAAAGTCTTCTTAATTTAATAGATTCATATTTAAAAAGGATTAATAAGGGTATTGATGTTTTTTTACTAAGACAGGAAAAAGGTGATATTGGGGATGTTGTATATGAAATTTCTGAAAAATTAGATACAAAGAATAAAAGATATACAGTTAAAAATGTCTATGAACTACTTTGGGATATTGTAAATACTTCTGGTACTGGTTCCGTAGAGAGAAAGGATAACTTGGTTATGGCTTTCTTATCCTCTTCTACACCTATTGAAGCAAAGTATTTTTCTAGAATTGTCTGTGGATCTATGAGGTTAGGTCTTCATTCTAAGACTATGATGGACGTCTTCTCATATATGGTAAGTGGTGACAAGGAACTGAGTGATGAATTTAGTAGAGTATATGGAGTCTCTTCAGATATAGGGTATGTTGCTAGTAAATTAGATAATTTTGACAAAGAGAATGTCGTAAAAGAATTAGAGGATATAAGTGTAAATCCAGGATTCCCTGTTTTATCTAGACTTGTAGAAAGGGTAGGGTCGTTCGATGAAGTAATTGATAGATTCGGTGGAGAATTTCTAGTACAAGGTAAATTTGATGGATTAAGATTACAGATACATAAATATAATAGAGGAGATATATCAAAAAGAAAGGTCTTATGGAAGAGCTATATTAAAGATAAATCTCAAGGATTAAATCTTTTTGGGTCCGAAAGTAGTGATTGTGTAGTTAAACTTTTTACTAGAAATCTGGAAGATGTTACAGATATGTTCCCAGAAGTTGTTGAAGATGCTAAAAACCTTTCTTTAGAGAGCTTTATACTTGATTCTGAGGTTCTCGGTTGGGATTATGCTCATGATACATTTCTGAGTTATCAAACTACTATGCAAAGGAGAAGAAAGTATGAGATTGGTAATATTAGAGAGAAAATTCCTGCAAAGGCAATGCTCTTTGATATCCTCTATCTTAATGGTAAAGATTTGACACAATTGGATACATATAAAAGAGTAGAAATATTAGAGAAGAATTTAGGTTCTATTGATGATAGCTTAAGAGTTGCTAAGACAAGTAAAGTAACTAGTGTAGAGGAATTAAAGAATCTCTTTGATCAATATGTATCTCAGGGTTTAGAAGGAGTAATAGTTAAACAACTAACCGGAGGTTATGATGCAGGTCAAAGAAACTTTGAATGGATTAAAATAAAGAAAAGTATTGATAGAGGATTGGTAGATACAATAGATATGGTTGTGGTTGGTTACTACTATGGTTCTGGTAGGAGAGCAGAATTAGGAATAGGTGCACTTTTGGGTGCTGTATATAACGAAGAAGACGATAGATATGATGCAATTTGTAAAGTAGGTACAGGTATTTCTGATGAATTGTTCAAAAATATATTGGAAAATCTTAAAGGCTTTGAAACTTTAAAAAGAACGAAAAATGTTGTAGTAAATGATGTACTCAAACCAGATGTTTGGGTAAGGCCTAATTTCGTAATTACTGTTGATGCTGATGAAATAACTAGGGATATTAGTAAAGATAAAAAAGGTGTTGGTAACGGCCTCTCTTTAAGGTTTCCTA from Clostridia bacterium includes these protein-coding regions:
- a CDS encoding DNA polymerase → ATAARILDKKLDEVTPKERGLGKTINFGMIFGQTGYGLSRLIGEDVETSSRYINEYFSIYSGVEEYMKNMEKEAREKGYVQTMFGTTRNVSGLRSKNRRIYSAAGREAINMPIQGTEADMMKYVMIKLQELINDIFTDKTFMLLQIHDEIVFEVEESMVEEFKDMANEIMINSLKLDVPLQTHISEGNSWDKLK
- a CDS encoding DeoR family transcriptional regulator → MYIILKQSKGEILKEASNDMKIPIKTTKVSKNLNKMKGENTNIDSEKLSERQKKIVSILEKEGEVYPSKLQELLPNVSTRTIRRDMTDLEKKKIVEQKGSTKSTYYIYIK
- a CDS encoding ATP-dependent DNA ligase, with protein sequence MSKSFNQVCKVLEKVENTTGRLDMTSLMGDFLKQCDIEDIQMISYLVQGRVAPMFINSEFNYSEKSLLNLIDSYLKRINKGIDVFLLRQEKGDIGDVVYEISEKLDTKNKRYTVKNVYELLWDIVNTSGTGSVERKDNLVMAFLSSSTPIEAKYFSRIVCGSMRLGLHSKTMMDVFSYMVSGDKELSDEFSRVYGVSSDIGYVASKLDNFDKENVVKELEDISVNPGFPVLSRLVERVGSFDEVIDRFGGEFLVQGKFDGLRLQIHKYNRGDISKRKVLWKSYIKDKSQGLNLFGSESSDCVVKLFTRNLEDVTDMFPEVVEDAKNLSLESFILDSEVLGWDYAHDTFLSYQTTMQRRRKYEIGNIREKIPAKAMLFDILYLNGKDLTQLDTYKRVEILEKNLGSIDDSLRVAKTSKVTSVEELKNLFDQYVSQGLEGVIVKQLTGGYDAGQRNFEWIKIKKSIDRGLVDTIDMVVVGYYYGSGRRAELGIGALLGAVYNEEDDRYDAICKVGTGISDELFKNILENLKGFETLKRTKNVVVNDVLKPDVWVRPNFVITVDADEITRDISKDKKGVGNGLSLRFPRLVEWDRDKGIENITTVKELTEMFEAKNR